The DNA sequence AATAAGTATCCATACAATAATGGACATATTATGATAGCACCTTACAGGCATATAAATGACATAACTGCCCTTACTAATGAAGAATACTGTGAAATGTTCAATCTTTTAAAAAAAGTTATAAAAACACTCAACAATATTATGAAACCAGACGGCTACAATATCGGCTTCAATCTCGGCAAAACTGCAGGTGCAGGATTTGATGAACATCTTCATCTGCATATCGTACCACGATGGAATGGTGATACAAATTTTATGCCTGTCATCGCCGATGTAAAAGTAATGCCTGAATATATTGAAAAAACATATCAAAAAATAATCGAAGAAATAAAAAAACTGTAATTCATCATAA is a window from the Candidatus Schekmanbacteria bacterium genome containing:
- a CDS encoding HIT domain-containing protein, with the protein product NKYPYNNGHIMIAPYRHINDITALTNEEYCEMFNLLKKVIKTLNNIMKPDGYNIGFNLGKTAGAGFDEHLHLHIVPRWNGDTNFMPVIADVKVMPEYIEKTYQKIIEEIKKL